The Bartonella grahamii subsp. shimonis region TAAAGTTTTAAAGGGGAAAGATCACGGAGATAGTTTTTTATTATTAGAATCTGGTAAGGCGGATGCTTTTGTCATGGACGCTTCAATTCTTGCTGGACATATCGCTAAATCAAAGAATCCATCTGATTATGTCATTCTTGATACTGTACTTTCAGTGGAACCTATCGCCTGTATGCTCAGATTAAATGACAAAAAATTTGAACAAACAATCAACGATAGTATCGTACATCAGATTAAAGATGGATCACTTGAAAAGCTTTATAATAAGTGGTTTATGAAACCGATCCCACCTGCTAACACTGTTATGAACCTTCCCTTGTCAAAACAAACAAGATATGCTTGGGATCACCCCAATAATAAGCCTCGAGAAAGCTACACAGAAAAAGATTTATAGAATTTAATAAAGAAGAACCACACTCTTTAAAAATTGAGTGTGGTTTATATTTTAATTCACTTTTTAATAAATTTAGCCTATGTAGATGCGCTTAGTTTATTGCCCTATTTATGAATGACTAATTTGAGGGAATATCAATTAATGGACTTTTCTTTCCTTTGTAGAGATGACCTTACTCAAACACTGGTAACAGGATGTTTGGGAACTCCCGGCGTGAGTCATACCTATTTAGATACACTTCTTGATGGCTTAAAAAATACGGTTATATTGTCTATCACTTCACTTATCTTAGCTGTATTGTGTGGTATTATTATAGGAACAATGCGCACTTTACCCAAATCATCGATAATCAATTATATATTTCGCACTATCGGTGCTATTTGGGTAGAGATTATGCGTAATATTCCCCTCCTTGTACAAGTATTTTTGTGGTATTTTGTTGTTCCTAAGATTTATCCACCAGCGATGAAGTTTTCCTCCATTCTCTTAATAACATGCGCACTGGGATTCTTTACATCTGCACGCATTGCAGAACAGGTTCGTTCAGGTATTGAAGCGATTCCTTCTGGACAACGCTATGCTGCTATGGCAATGGGGTTTACAACTTATCAAAGTTATCGCTATATTATACTACCGCGTGCTATACGTACAATTATGCCACCTCTTACTTCAGAAGCAATGGGGATTGTGAAAAACTCGTCTATAGCATTCGCCGTTTCAATAAATGAGCTCATGCAATTTCAATACCAAGCAATTGAAGAGGTAAGCCATGTTTACGAAAATTATTTGCTTGTTACGATTCTTTATATTCTAATAGCCTTATTCGTATTCATTGTGATGACAGTCATCGAGCAAATACTCAAAATTCCTAATTTTCAAACAAAGGAAAATTGAATATGATGAATTTCATAAGCTCTCAGTTTGGACTTTATTTTCCCTTCAATTTTTCCGACTTTGATTTTTCCTTTTTTACCTTTGATGTATTTCGTTCTTACATTTTATCAGGTTTACTCTTTAGCGTTTTTCTAACTCTTTTTGCAACGGTATTGGGGTTTGTTTTCGGCACCCTTTTAGCAATGATGCGCCTTTCTTCCATAAAACTTCTTTCTTGGCTTGCAATCGTTTACATAACAGCTATGCGTTCAATACCACTTGTGATGGTTATCTTATGGTTTTTCGTGCTTCTGCCTTTTTTAACTGGTACATCCATCGGTGCAAATAAATCAGCACTCATTACTTTTACCGCATTTGAAACGGCTTATTTTGCAGAAATTATGCGTGCTGGAATCAATTCAATTCCGCAAGGACAAAAATATGCGGGGCAAGCTCTTGGAATGACATATTGGCAAAGTATGTACATTGTTATTCTTCCTCAAGCCTTTAGAGATATGCTTCCAGTCTTTTTAACACAAGTTATTATCCTTTTTCAGGATACAACCCTTGTTTATGCAATCAGTGGCAACAGTCTTTTAAATGGTTTTGATATTGCTGCTAATAATTTTGGTGTAAAACAAGAAGCTTATATCTTAGCAGCTGTTTTCTATTTTGTTATCTGTTTTACACTGTCACAAATAGTTTTGTATTTACAAAAAAAAGTATCCATTATTCGCTAATAGGAAAAAAAATGTCTACTCATATGATCGAAATAAAAAATGTTTCTAATTGGTATGGCGAAATTAAAGTCCTTAAAAACTGCACAACCAACATTAATAAAGGAGAAGTGGTTGTCATTTGTGGTCCATCAGGATCAGGAAAGTCAACACTCATTAAAACTATTAACGCTCTCGTCCCTTTTCAAGAAGGTGAAATTTGGATTAATGGGATACCAGTTCATTCAAAACAAACAAATATGCCTAAATTGCGAAGTCAGGTGGGAATGGTATTTCAACACTTCGAGCTTTTCCCCCATTTATCTGTCACAGAAAACTTGACAATTGCACAAATCAAAGTTCTAAAACGAAGCAAAAAAGAAGCACTTGAACGTGGATTCTTGTATCTTGAACGCGTTGGACTAATTGAACACAAAGATAAATATCCTGGTCAACTTTCTGGAGGGCAAAAACAACGTGTTGCTATTGCACGTGCCTTAACTATGGATCCACTTGTCATGCTTTTTGATGAACCAACATCTGCTCTAGATCCTGAAATGGTAGGTGAAGTACTCGATGTCATGATCAGCTTAGCAGAAGAAGGTATGACGATGATTTGTGTAACCCATGAAATGGGATTTGCACAAAAAGTCTCTGAGCGTATTATTTTCATAGATCAAGGAACAATTCTTGAAGACTGTTCATCTAAAGAGTTCTTTTCTGATCCGCAAGCAAGAACACCGAGAACGCAAGAATTTTTGTCTAAAATCCTAAGTCATTAACCGTTATATTATCACAAAAAGCTATCTCTACTGTAAACTTAGACACAAGACAGTAGAGTTTAATAACGGATGAAAGAATGTAAAAATTATTACAATCAGATATTTTAAAAACTGTTGTTTTTTAAAATATCAGCAACCAGTGAAATTGCTGTACGTCTCTCAAATTCATTACAAAGAGCAAAAGCCTGTTCTTGCAAAGGGCGAATCCAATTTTTGTCTTTTACGTTAGCTTTTTCATAGGCAGCAGTTAACATTGCCGTCCCACGGACAATTTTTCCTTCTTGAAGCAACATATTTCCAAGCATTGCTTGGGCGGAAGGATTTCCTTTTTTTGCTGAAAGTTGAAACCATCGTGCTGCTTGTATAAGATTCTTCTCCCTTCCCTCTCCCTTTAAAAATATTTTTCCTAAATGATACTGAGCTTTAGGATTTCCATAGTTTACTGCAGCCTGCATATAAAGATGAGCAGCATAAGAAGGATCAGGTTTCACAGGTGATTGAGGAATGCCTTTTTTTATATATCCCGCAAGTTTAACCAATGCGTCAGAAACATAACTTTCATCCTCTGAACCAAGATCAGCACCTTTTTCAACAATATATGCAAAAAAATGATATGCCTTATAATCATTTTCAGGGACACCATCACCGTTTGCATAGATAGAGCCAAGTTTCCAATTCGCACCAATATGGCCTCTCTTAGCCGCACGACGTAATGCTGCAATAGCCTGATTTATATGTCCATTTTTATAAGCAGACATGCCACATTTAAAAAAATAAAACGAACCATCATTCGCTTCTTGCAAGCTATTGACATCTATTGCATAAACAGTTGAAAAAAATCCTCCTAAAATCACAACAATCGTGGCATTTTTCCATACCTGAAACCTATTAACCATTTCCCCCCCTATCTCAATTTTAATAATTATATCTGTTACAAATTTTTTGTAGATATTTAAACTCTTTTTCTTAGTAAGAAGCATACGCTATTTTAAAATAAAAATTTTAAAAAAAAAGACAAATAAATAAAAAACATCCAAAATATTCGATAAAATTAAGTATCCATTTTTATATACAACAAATTGATTTTTAAATATAAATCATCATTCTATATTTTGTAACACATCCTTTAACATTCTAGCACTTATTGATCTTAAAATTTTATACGTATGAGTAAAAATCGTTCAATAAAATAACGTGCATT contains the following coding sequences:
- a CDS encoding amino acid ABC transporter permease; this translates as MDFSFLCRDDLTQTLVTGCLGTPGVSHTYLDTLLDGLKNTVILSITSLILAVLCGIIIGTMRTLPKSSIINYIFRTIGAIWVEIMRNIPLLVQVFLWYFVVPKIYPPAMKFSSILLITCALGFFTSARIAEQVRSGIEAIPSGQRYAAMAMGFTTYQSYRYIILPRAIRTIMPPLTSEAMGIVKNSSIAFAVSINELMQFQYQAIEEVSHVYENYLLVTILYILIALFVFIVMTVIEQILKIPNFQTKEN
- a CDS encoding amino acid ABC transporter permease, translating into MMNFISSQFGLYFPFNFSDFDFSFFTFDVFRSYILSGLLFSVFLTLFATVLGFVFGTLLAMMRLSSIKLLSWLAIVYITAMRSIPLVMVILWFFVLLPFLTGTSIGANKSALITFTAFETAYFAEIMRAGINSIPQGQKYAGQALGMTYWQSMYIVILPQAFRDMLPVFLTQVIILFQDTTLVYAISGNSLLNGFDIAANNFGVKQEAYILAAVFYFVICFTLSQIVLYLQKKVSIIR
- a CDS encoding amino acid ABC transporter ATP-binding protein, giving the protein MSTHMIEIKNVSNWYGEIKVLKNCTTNINKGEVVVICGPSGSGKSTLIKTINALVPFQEGEIWINGIPVHSKQTNMPKLRSQVGMVFQHFELFPHLSVTENLTIAQIKVLKRSKKEALERGFLYLERVGLIEHKDKYPGQLSGGQKQRVAIARALTMDPLVMLFDEPTSALDPEMVGEVLDVMISLAEEGMTMICVTHEMGFAQKVSERIIFIDQGTILEDCSSKEFFSDPQARTPRTQEFLSKILSH
- a CDS encoding tetratricopeptide repeat protein, with product MVNRFQVWKNATIVVILGGFFSTVYAIDVNSLQEANDGSFYFFKCGMSAYKNGHINQAIAALRRAAKRGHIGANWKLGSIYANGDGVPENDYKAYHFFAYIVEKGADLGSEDESYVSDALVKLAGYIKKGIPQSPVKPDPSYAAHLYMQAAVNYGNPKAQYHLGKIFLKGEGREKNLIQAARWFQLSAKKGNPSAQAMLGNMLLQEGKIVRGTAMLTAAYEKANVKDKNWIRPLQEQAFALCNEFERRTAISLVADILKNNSF